The Coffea arabica cultivar ET-39 chromosome 2c, Coffea Arabica ET-39 HiFi, whole genome shotgun sequence genome includes the window AACCGGAATTCTCGTTTTTTCGGTCATTTTGTGGAACAGCAAGCGTACGAAAGCAACACTTATAAATGCTACAGGGGTTTTCTCTCCAGTCATTAAGTCGGAGAGAAACCTTCAAGTTTCGACTGCTTGCATTTATCATGCATGGGCACTTTATTATGGTAACCAGGGGGAAGAGCATGCCCAAATGTAAGggcaaaaattttgaataaaaaaagggTTATTAAATAGTAATGTTGTGTGTGTTTGTTTTAGAGAGATGACGGTGCTGTTTTGCCCTTTATTTGAAGGGTAAAATAGAAATTATAAAAAGTGACATAAATAATTTACACTAACACGGCAACCTCTTCTCTTcctttatatatagtatagatatagatattgtTCTACCTTTTCTTATAGTGTATAAGTTTGCAACAGTGGCATTCAATTTGCCTAGTTTTCACAAagacaaaaataataatatccctggcgccccccccccccccccccccccctcctcctcccaaaaaaaaaaaaaaaaaaaaaaacttgtacaCAATTGCTCCGACTCAttgttctttctttcatttttatcgTGAAATCTCCAGTTGCCTTCTTGTTACACCAGCCATTAAGGCTATAGttggaaaaagaagaagcaaaaaccgTAATGCTGTAAGAGGAGGGATCATGACCGAATTCTGATTGATTTGGCTTTCATCTTTTACTAAGTCAAGATTATCAGGCATGGCCCATATTACTTGTACCCAATATATGCTAATAATAATATGATAAGTCTACATAATTgtaaagtcaaaatcaagtctTTAATCTTCAGCTTAGCTTGATTTTAGATGTATGCATCGAAGAGAGCCGAATTCTTGAAGCCTTTTAGCATTCACAATCTCAAATAGCAAAGAGTGGATTGGACAAAATTGCATTCTTCTCATCAAGGAGCGAATTCTAACTCTCTGGATCtgtatatacattatataatcaAGGGCGATCAGTCAAAATCAAGATGAGCTTGAATTAGACATTCTAATACTGAAATTCAGGGCGAGTTTAACAATTGTGTGACATGAATCTTGATTGAACTCAATTTAACTTGAGCTAAATAGAATATACTTGGtacaaaacatatatatactcCTCCGTTTGGTAGACTTTTTGGAAAATATGAGGATTGAACAAGCCAAGTGTCTTCCTCCATTGGTCTTTAGTTCTAATTATCATGTTGACTACAATTGAGACGAAGCTAAGCAATGCCATAACATCTTCTTTTTTCTGTCATAAACTATTTTTATTGTAAGGGACGAACAATACTTCCATATTTCACTGCAATTTCTACATTTCAAATTTGCGTCTTCCATGGAGCCTGAACCCGTTCAACCCTCCAAACCCTTTGGGACAATACATTTGCGAAATCCCAAAACATCCATGGTACGCAGTAGTGCgtacattattttattttcactcGTGGTACCTAGACAGTTCATTCTCTCTTAAAGCTTCAAGGGCGTTTAAGTTGTGAGCACAGAAGTCTCGAAGGGGGCTTTGATTCTTGTTCtgtaactaaaattaataacagAAAAATGACTATCTCTTTTGTTGGAATAAAGATTTGCATATCTTTTTTTCTTAGTTCAATCGGAGATTCCAACCCTTGCAAGGGGAAAGGATAAGAGAAAGGTAAATTAGGGATCTCGCAATTACCTGACACTACTATTATTTCTACCAATGAAGTTGGATCTCAGTTGGATCTCGGGAATAAAGATTTGCATATCAAATGCCATGGAGATAGTTTCCAATCTTTCTAGTGAAGGTTTTTGTGTTGTTTAAATGAGATTTTGATTTCTACAAGCAAAAATTAATTAATCTTCCGATTGAATTAATGCAGAGACTAGGGAAAAGATTAACAAAATAAGCATCGGCTAGCTTAACTGGGCTTTTGAGATTGGTGAAGGGATGCTTGTTGGGAGATCCAATCAGTCTATATATTTCTATAGAAGTCACATCTCACCAAACATTGTGGGGAGAAATTTATACAATAATAAAATGCGACGTGTAACATTATTCAAAATCTCTTAAACAGGGCAATCAAAATAttcattgacccaaaattaaTTACTACTACTGTTTCATGAGAACGTGTAACAGCTGGGGAAATTGTGTACCATACCATACCATGTACATGAGCTTGACCTTTAGATCTTGATAGTCTACCTTAGACCAAGTAACATAAATAGAACATTTCTGTTCGGCCACCAGGAAAAGTCCCTTTCTGGGGTAGGCAAGGGTTCGAAACCCTATCTTGCATTTCTCGTGCAAAAACATTTTCGGAGATGGTTTAGTTCCTTCTAAATTTTCAATAGCTTACTTTGTTCCATTCCCCGCCCCCTCTCCCCCTTAGTATGGAACAAGTTGTAAAATGTTGTGCTAAAAAAACATAACGAAAAATGGAGCAGTATCTACGTTCTTAATAGTAAGGCTTGGATTCTCACATTTGTAACTCCCTTTGGTCATTACTCAGTTTTGTTAGATGCTTTGATGATTAGAAATTAATTCAACATAAGCTCTCAATTTGCTTTAGGAGTACTGAGGCTAAAGATATGTAGATATCTCTGTATGAGAAGGGTATCATTTTTTCTTGGGATAGGAAGATATTCTTATGTGCTTTCATCATATTTATCCTAGTCTTGGATAAGTTTCCATCGGCAGAAATTGATTTGCAGAGGAAAGAAATAGGTAGCAAATCATTTGAGACCTTTACAAAGTGTCTATTTTGGTCATTGAAAGTGCAATAAAAAAAGGACTTGCATACATACAAACGCAAAAGATACAATATAGTGCAAGAAGCACCATTTTTAATTCACGTCCTCACCAAAACTTTTAAATGacttctttgattttttttttccctctttttttgtgtgtgtataTGTGTGTCTGTGACATCAGTGTCTACGTCTGCTGTAAATATCATATATTCATGTTGGTAATCATGTATATGTATCATGCATTTGGGCCCGTTAGTGTATACGTTATCAGTGCATAAAAGATTTACCCGTAATATAATGCATAATCTTTTTCTAAATATTGATAATCTAAATGGTGGTCCCACTGTTTAATAAATCCAAGCTTCGTCCTACAAGAAAGGATGAATTAATTTGCCAAGTCCACGTGCAACCTAACCAAGGAAGAATTAATTTATCTAAAAAGCAAACAAAGAAATAGAGATTACAAGAAAATGACTTGTGGACTTCTGTCACACCAGTACTTGGCATGATCTTGGTACGTCTCCTTGGATTGCACGGAAAAAACAAAAACGTCTGAACAGTGAAAGGTTGGCTTATTTGGATTTGGTCTGcaatcatttaaaaaattatcaacATCCTGCTcaagtcaaattctcaaatttcttggtctaaaggtttgtttggatacattattttttcaaataatatttaacttacatcataaacacatttttcaattcacttttttatatttctaaccatctttttatcttacatacatcacataaTAGAAAAATAGTCCaataataatttcaaataatactttaTTCAAACAAACTCGAAACTTAATGCTTTGTATTAATCTTTGTTATACTGATAGTTTCAACATTAACGAAAGCAGAATAAGCGATCTCAATCTAAATTTTAACTTCAGGTTTTACAGGAATTATGAATTTAGGATCACTGGTATATAATTGTAGatgtataaaagattaatctCAGTACATTGTCAAATTTTTTATGCACACATGTATTCTACCAAAAGAATTCATTCTAATTTCTTGGCCATGTGCACAATTCTAAATCCACAGCAGCCGAGCCTAATAGAAAAAACTAGTGGAAAGAATTCACTAGAACAATTGGTCGGTCATAGCTTCCCAAATTATTCACGTCGAAAGCCAAATGCGATTGGCTGGTGGCGGTGGCTTGTTACTGTTAGCCCTCCCCCTGAGTTCTTCAATCTGAGTTGGTGTTTGGTAAGCTAACATTAATGAACCAGACAAGCCCCACCATTCATTCTAGATTAAACGACGTAATCAAAAGTTTTTACATTCCTGTGAACTCCTAAAGTATAAGACAAGACTACATATAAGTCCCAAGATAAGCCGAGATCAGTGATCGGTCCACGTACCAGGTAAGCTCCCCGAAAAGCTTGGGACCTCTCCtgcgtattttttttttcaatttttattggCACAGCCAGACAAAACCATTTGTCAAAATCCCTTTCATTTCTGACAATATTCGTATCTCACAAGTCACAGGAACGGATTAGCCAAGCCCAGCACTAGAGGTCAGAAAAGAAATAAACGACTACTTCTTGTCGAACCCCAATAACTTGTTTCCTCATAAGCTGTTTAAAGAAATTAGTGTGCTAGTATAATTGTTGCAATTCAAGAATGGAAGTAGCAGAGTATTTAAAAGATAGATTATGCAAAACGCGTTGAAAGTCTGAAAGTTGAAAAACTTCCTTTGATTTTGAGTGCAAGTGGTTGCAAAAGTAAAAGCTACCAAGAGGACATGGTACTTGGGGCTGTTGACATCACGAAGGTAACATCCCTTCTGCTTGTGCTGTTGACGATTTTAGTTGCATCCCATTGAATAGCTTTCCATTATTTGTACAGGTTTGAAATAAATGGTGCCTCCCTCCTTTCAACTGTCGTTCCATTTAGGTGGTCCTCATCTTTCTTcagtttccattttttatcattttctcgATGTGGGCTAGTTTTCTTTGCGGGTTCAGTTCTGGTAGTATTCACTGGAAATTTTCGCTGAACTTTGCCTTTCCTGAACCTTTTCTCTGTCCTTTCAATTGGGATTTCTTTGTATTTAATCTTGCACATGTGAAGTTTTCCTCTGAATTTGCTGGTGaaatttctctctttctctttgacGTGTTCTCCCCCGACCCACcccatcccaaaaaaaaaaaaaaaccttcttcTTCTATGatgatgattggtgatgttaAAAAGTTTTGAGGCAGTAATTTTGTCTTCTTCCATTTGTCTTTTTTCTGTTTCCAGCAGGAGTTTAATGGCAGTTGAGGAGTTAAAAATTCAATCTTGAAAGCGCTGTTTGATCTGGGGGTGGAAAAAAAGGACGAGAAATGAAGTGTTTTCATTACTTTAAGGATAGGACTAAGAGTAAGGAACAAAGATCAGCACCAATTTTAAAATGTGAGAGCAAATCTGATATTTCAGCAGCTGACAGGGTGTCCAAATCGTCATGTTCTGCCACTTCTGAGAGGGTTGCTAGGTCTTCTGGTTCAACCACTTCGCTCCGTAGTGTAACTGAATTGTATGAAGAGAGAGCTCAGAATTTGAGGGTCTTTTCATTCTCAGAGCTAGCTCGAGCCACCAATAATTTCAATAGGTTGCTTAAGATTGGAGAAGGAGGTTTTGGAAGCGTTTATAAAGGTACAATCAAGCCTGTTGGTGGAAAGGGTGACCCCATTGTTGTTGCTATTAAGAAACTTAACAGAGATGGCTTTCAGGTATGGTCTGCTGATGTGCTTGTTGGGAAAAAATGTCTGTTAGTGTAGTATTCAGCCTAATCTTTCTTGTCTTTTATCTGTTTCATTTGTTGGTCATAGAACTTTCAAGCGCTTGATGTTTGGGTTGGTATGATAGATCACGCTTGTGCATCATTGGTGGGATTAGCGGGCTGTTATGATTTGCTGCCCAATTCCATTAGTAGTTTTGATTTGTGGAAGGCATTCAGAGTATGTTACCTGAAGTCTGATGATGTgcaaaaaattaagaaagtgaGAACTCCCCATGTTGCAACCGATGTTGTTAATCTCTGTAGTTATCAGTAAAATGGTCATTAATCCAAAATTCAGATGTAGGCCCAGAATCTTGTGATTTTCTTGTCACTTCCTCCAATGGTTTGTCTTCAACTGCGGTGCACTGATTGAGAGTTCAGATTTATTGGGACTGTCCTAGACAGCTGTTTTAACTTCCCCCCTCCAAGTCTACAATTAGGCTAAGTATGCATCAGGTGACTGAAATATGCTCTCTCAATAAGCACAAAACGCCCCTGGCTAGATCATTTTGATGTGGTTTATGTCTTGATTAACTGAATGTGGTTCAATCGTGCATCCACTCTTTAGCATGAGGTCCCTTACAGTAGGATTCTATGGGCTGTACAGCCCTATCAATCTGGTTGTGCAGTGAGGAATTTGTTGTTTCTGAAAAAGTATCTTATTGGCAATGGAGATGTCATTGCGTAGATGGCGGCCATGTGTTTAGATTTCATCATTTGTGTATGTGAAAATGTAAACTCATTTAAGCATTAGCAGTTGAGATGAAGATGCTTGCTTAATAATCCTTTGTCATGACTGTGGCCATCTTATTGGGAGGATTTGTGAGATATCAAGATTTTTGGGATGATAGTTTACCATACAGCTCTCCCCGTCATTGGGCCTGTTCTATGTGGGCTTATTTTCTGACTGTTCTTCCATGTCCCCCACCCCTCCCCTCCTCAACTTGTGCTCCCCCGCTTTCACATAGGTGATTTATTGTATTATTGAACTGCTTGAGATGAAGGGAGAATCCTATAGTAAGCAAATCAGCCACTTCTTCATTGTAAATACTATAAAATTCTGGAGTGGGGTCACCTTTCTACTTGTGTGGTTGAACTGGTACATGCGCAAAGTATTGCTTGAGACCAATGAAATTAGCAATGTAATTTATTACTTAGCCACCACTTGCCTAGATGCCTGCTGTGTGTTTGGGAATTTgccttttcaattttcaaccacCTTTGTGGCTTGAATATTGACTGTGGAAAAGGTTTATTGTCGATGCAGGGTCATAAGCAGTGGGTGGCAGAAGTGCAATTTCTGGGTGTTGTGGAGAATCCAAATCTTGTTAAACTTATTGGATATTGTGCTGTTGATGGAGAAAGAGGTATTCAGCGACTACTCGTGTACGACTTCATGCAAAACAAAAGCCTGGAAGATCATCTATTCAATAGGGCCTATCCTGCTCTTTCTTGGGAAAGGAGACTGCAGATAGTGCTGGGAGCAGCTCATGGATTGGCTTACTTGCATGAAGAATTGGAAGTTCAGGTTTTTACTCTGTTTAGTTTTTACTCTTGATCCTACGCCACGCAACCTTATTAAAGTTAACCACAAGATGATCTATTTAGCCCTACTTACTGCAATTGATCAACAGCATCTGTGAGACCTATATATTAGACTGTCATACTAAGAAACTGAGCATGATCTTGCAAAGGTAACCTAGTATCATTTTTCCAACGTCACGAGTATGTTGGTGATGTTTGATGTGGACAATAAGCACTTAGAAACTGCTTTAATGCACTTTTGCTTTCCTGTCATAAATGCTTAGCTGACTGGCTTACTGTTAGCTGACTGTCATCAATCTTTTAGGTCATATTTCGAGATTTTAAGGCATCGAATGTGCTACTGGATGAGGACTTCAAGCCCAAGCTTTCAGACTTTGGGCTTGCCAGGGAAGGACCCACTGGTGAACAAACTCATGTTTCTACAGCGGTAAATCTAACTTATTATTGTGAATAGATACATCTCAACTGAAGTTTGATTTCATGAAGATGGTGAAGGAGTGATCTAATCATAATTTGACAGTGACTGACCTCATTAGCCTGCTTTCTGTGACTAGGTTGTGGGTACATATGGATATGCAGCACCAGACTATATTGAGACGGGTCACCTGACAGCCAAGAGTGATGTTTGGAGCTTTGGTGTTGTGCTATACGAGATCTTAACCGGTAGGCGGTCACTAGAAAGAGATAGACCCAGGCCAGAGCAGAAGCTGTTGGATTGGGTAAAACAGTATCCTGCTAATAGCaggaaatttggaatgataatGGACCCAAGACTCGGAAATCAGTATTCTCATAGTGCAGCTGTAGCTATTGCCAGATTAGCTGATAGTTGTTTGGTAAAGAGTGCTAGGGACAGACCAAAGATGAGTGAAGTTGTAGAGAAGCTGAAGCAGATAATCCATG containing:
- the LOC113732038 gene encoding probable serine/threonine-protein kinase PBL19, which translates into the protein MKCFHYFKDRTKSKEQRSAPILKCESKSDISAADRVSKSSCSATSERVARSSGSTTSLRSVTELYEERAQNLRVFSFSELARATNNFNRLLKIGEGGFGSVYKGTIKPVGGKGDPIVVAIKKLNRDGFQGHKQWVAEVQFLGVVENPNLVKLIGYCAVDGERGIQRLLVYDFMQNKSLEDHLFNRAYPALSWERRLQIVLGAAHGLAYLHEELEVQVIFRDFKASNVLLDEDFKPKLSDFGLAREGPTGEQTHVSTAVVGTYGYAAPDYIETGHLTAKSDVWSFGVVLYEILTGRRSLERDRPRPEQKLLDWVKQYPANSRKFGMIMDPRLGNQYSHSAAVAIARLADSCLVKSARDRPKMSEVVEKLKQIIHVSGELTSPDRSFEFVEDDPVEEKPPKKTGASESAKRRMAHLAKLGERVGGVSRRGFMIMQRQM